A section of the Flavobacteriales bacterium genome encodes:
- a CDS encoding glycosyltransferase family 9 protein, producing the protein MTLFRPDCRHFRGDVPCGPHKLHGVHCADCTHYDPIRQRVLIIKLGALGDVVRTTPLLTPLRQRFPQAEIHWLTLSPEILPASVDLKLPFDLASLLVIEETTYDYAINLDKDREACALMVRVKAGEKHGFIWKDGRCAPVDERAVHKFSTGVFDDLSRSNTLSYLQEIFDIAGFTFQGEDYVLDNHAAGRRAWDIDRARHVVGLNTGCGGRWTSRLWSEDRWTELARHLKRDGYEVVLLGGPPEHDRNLRIAAASGATYFGHFDLQLFIDLLDQCDTVVTQVTMAMHLALGRHKNLVLMNNIFNRHEFELYGRGSVVEPSTGCECFYAPRCRRLDKGGHACMDDISAETVRSAVHACRLHRAPDA; encoded by the coding sequence ATGACCCTCTTCAGACCGGATTGCCGCCACTTCAGGGGCGACGTGCCCTGCGGACCGCACAAGCTGCATGGCGTACACTGTGCGGACTGCACGCATTACGACCCCATCCGCCAGCGCGTGCTGATCATCAAGCTCGGTGCGTTGGGCGATGTGGTGCGCACCACGCCGCTGCTGACACCGCTTCGCCAGCGGTTCCCGCAGGCGGAGATCCACTGGTTGACGCTCAGCCCCGAGATCCTGCCGGCCTCGGTGGACCTGAAGCTGCCATTCGACCTGGCCTCCCTGCTGGTGATCGAGGAGACCACCTACGATTACGCCATCAACCTCGACAAGGACCGCGAGGCCTGCGCCCTGATGGTCCGCGTGAAGGCCGGCGAGAAGCACGGGTTCATCTGGAAGGACGGCCGTTGCGCTCCGGTGGATGAGCGGGCGGTGCACAAGTTCAGCACGGGGGTGTTCGATGACCTGAGCCGGTCGAACACCCTGAGCTACCTCCAGGAGATCTTCGACATCGCCGGCTTCACCTTCCAAGGCGAGGACTATGTGCTGGACAACCACGCGGCCGGACGCAGGGCCTGGGACATCGACCGGGCCCGTCATGTGGTGGGCCTGAACACCGGTTGCGGGGGCCGCTGGACCAGCCGCCTGTGGAGCGAGGACCGCTGGACCGAGCTCGCAAGGCACCTGAAGCGCGACGGCTATGAGGTGGTGCTGCTGGGCGGCCCGCCGGAGCATGACCGCAACCTGCGCATCGCGGCGGCCAGCGGAGCCACCTACTTCGGACATTTCGACCTGCAGCTCTTCATCGACCTGCTCGACCAGTGCGACACGGTGGTGACCCAGGTGACCATGGCGATGCATCTGGCGCTGGGCCGGCACAAGAACCTGGTGCTGATGAACAACATCTTCAACCGGCACGAGTTCGAGCTGTACGGTCGCGGAAGTGTGGTGGAGCCGAGCACGGGCTGTGAGTGCTTCTACGCGCCGCGTTGCCGCCGCCTCGACAAGGGCGGACACGCCTGCATGGACGACATCAGTGCAGAAACGGTGCGTTCGGCGGTGCATGCCTGCAGGCTGCACCGTGCACCGGATGCTTGA
- the mnmA gene encoding tRNA 2-thiouridine(34) synthase MnmA — translation MSRHGRVLVAMSGGVDSSVAALLLHEEGYEVVGVTMKTWDYASSGGAKRLTGCCDLDSINDARNLAVSRGFHHIILDIRDEFGEAIIGNFVEEYLGGRTPNPCVLCNTFIKWEALLKRADMLDCPLIATGHYARLTPVVEGPHAGRFTVSKGLDEGKDQSYVLWGLKQDSLARTRFPVGGFHKSEIRRLAHEAGFPQLAQKSESYEICFIPDNDYRGFLKRKEPEVTARLAHGKLVSTSGEVLGEHDGYPFFTIGQRKGLGIAVGEPLYVTDIRPETNTVVLGRKEELRRQTMWVRRPNFMKINALNGEIEAVTKVRYKDKGTPSTLRMEGEHVRVEFHAPVAGIAPGQSAVFYDGDDVLGGGFIDRMP, via the coding sequence ATGAGCAGGCATGGACGGGTGCTCGTGGCGATGAGCGGCGGGGTCGACAGCTCCGTGGCCGCACTGCTGCTGCATGAGGAGGGCTATGAGGTGGTGGGGGTCACCATGAAGACCTGGGACTACGCCAGCAGCGGCGGCGCGAAGCGCCTTACGGGTTGCTGCGACCTGGACAGCATCAACGACGCGCGCAACCTGGCCGTCAGCCGCGGGTTCCACCACATCATCCTCGACATCCGCGACGAGTTCGGCGAGGCCATCATCGGCAACTTCGTGGAGGAGTACCTCGGTGGCCGTACGCCGAACCCCTGTGTGTTGTGCAACACGTTCATCAAGTGGGAGGCCCTGCTGAAGCGCGCGGACATGCTGGACTGTCCGTTGATCGCCACGGGCCACTACGCCCGCCTCACCCCGGTGGTGGAAGGACCCCATGCCGGTCGGTTCACCGTGAGCAAGGGGTTGGACGAAGGCAAGGACCAGAGCTATGTGCTGTGGGGCCTCAAGCAGGACAGCCTGGCGCGCACCCGCTTTCCGGTGGGTGGGTTCCACAAGAGCGAGATCCGCAGGCTGGCGCATGAGGCGGGCTTCCCGCAACTGGCCCAGAAGAGCGAGAGCTACGAGATCTGCTTCATCCCTGACAACGACTACCGGGGCTTCCTGAAGCGCAAGGAACCCGAGGTCACCGCCAGGCTCGCGCACGGCAAGCTCGTGAGCACCTCCGGCGAAGTGCTGGGGGAGCATGACGGCTATCCGTTCTTCACCATCGGCCAGCGAAAGGGCCTGGGCATCGCCGTCGGCGAACCGCTCTACGTCACGGACATCCGTCCGGAGACCAATACCGTGGTCCTGGGCAGAAAGGAGGAACTGCGCCGGCAGACGATGTGGGTGCGGCGTCCGAACTTCATGAAGATCAACGCGTTGAACGGCGAGATCGAAGCCGTCACCAAAGTGCGCTACAAGGACAAAGGCACGCCCAGCACGCTCCGGATGGAGGGTGAGCACGTGCGTGTGGAGTTCCATGCGCCGGTGGC